Within Pseudomonas cichorii, the genomic segment GTCAGACAGCACGCTCTGCCTCATGCATCCCGGCGACAACTTGGCTAGAATGCCCGCCTTTCAAAGCCTTCGCCGGAACCGCCGTGAGCAAAGAACCCGACCGCATTTTCGCCCAGCCATTGGCTCAGGTGCCTGACTTCGCCTTCAACGAGGATGTGGTACGGGTCTTTCCTGACATGATCAAGCGCTCGGTGCCCGGCTACCCGACGATTGTCGAGAACCTGGGTGTGCTCGCAGCACAGTTCGCCAGACCCGACACGGTGCTGTATGACCTGGGCAGCTCCCTTGGGGCCGTGACTCAAGCCCTGCGTCGGCATGTGCGCAGCGAGGGCTGCAAGGTCATCGCCGTGGACAACTCGGCAGCGATGGTCGAGCGCTGCCGTGAATACCTCAATGCGCAGAACTCGATGTTTCAGGAGTTGCTGCCGGTCGAGGTGATCGAGGGCGACATTCTGGCGTTACAGTTCCAGCCCTCTTCGGTAGTGGCCCTGAACTTCACCCTGCAATTCATTGCCCCGG encodes:
- the cmoA gene encoding carboxy-S-adenosyl-L-methionine synthase CmoA; the protein is MSKEPDRIFAQPLAQVPDFAFNEDVVRVFPDMIKRSVPGYPTIVENLGVLAAQFARPDTVLYDLGSSLGAVTQALRRHVRSEGCKVIAVDNSAAMVERCREYLNAQNSMFQELLPVEVIEGDILALQFQPSSVVALNFTLQFIAPEQRLTLLTRIRQALVPGGALILSEKLRFSDEQEHALLTDLHIAFKRANGYSDLEIAQKRSAIENVMKPDSLEEHRQRLLAAGFSKVVPWFQCLNFASLIALP